In a single window of the Coregonus clupeaformis isolate EN_2021a chromosome 10, ASM2061545v1, whole genome shotgun sequence genome:
- the slc2a10 gene encoding solute carrier family 2, facilitated glucose transporter member 10 isoform X1 translates to MGCSTLALSSVVSTLGGLVFGYELGIISGALLQLQAEFRLTCVQQEAVVSALLIGALLASLVGGWLIDRYGRRNSILLSNVLILAGSLVLVSNSYLALVVGRITVGFAMCISSMACCIFVSEMVTPKHRGFLVTLYEVGITVGILGAYAINYILSDARQGWKYMFALAIVPTLAQFVSIWFLPSSAGAPAAGAQSQRGLIHSIENHKVENSAHVSNRLDKPQYSFLNLFQQKDNMRTRTIIALGLVIFQQFTGQPNVLFYSSTIFHSVGFESNASALLASLGLGVVKVIATLVSMVFADRVGRRPLLIGGCMVMSVCLITIGLLSGRSVVNTKTPCSAGDYVKNSTPLTQLTLDNQSSFDISVSQRHGRHDWTEVRDIVYDDVISLGTLMPVPSPAVHNGVVNWIILLCMMAVVSAYSVGFGPMTWLILSEIFPAAVRGRAFAFTNCFNWAANLIVTFSFLNVINVIGLSGTFLSYGLIGVGAVVFFYFMLPETKGKSLEQIDRELCLKRVHNSEECCNILSRRIDSPGLQEKQQFSISIKSTYTGVIIISLGA, encoded by the exons ATGG GTTGCTCCACCCTGGCCCTCTCCAGTGTGGTGTCCACGCTTGGTGGCCTGGTCTTTGGCTACGAGCTGGGGATTATCTCCGGGGCTCTCCTCCAGCTCCAGGCCGAGTTCCGGCTGACTTGTGTCCAGCAGGAGGCTGTGGTCAGTGCCCTTCTGATCGGGGCCTTACTGGCCTCCCTGGTCGGTGGGTGGCTGATCGACCGCTATGGCCGAAGGAACTCCATCCTCCTCAGCAACGTCCTCATCCTGGCCGGGAGTTTGGTTCTGGTCAGCAACTCTTACTTGGCACTGGTGGTGGGCAGAATCACGGTGGGCTTCGCCATGTGCATCTCCTCCATGGCCTGCTGTATCTTCGTGTCGGAGATGGTCACTCCCAAGCACAGGGGTTTTTTGGTGACTCTGTATGAAGTTGGTATCACCGTGGGCATCCTGGGAGCTTACGCCATAAACTATATCCTGTCCGATGCCAGGCAGGGATGGAAGTATATGTTTGCGTTAGCCATCGTGCCTACTTTGGCTCAGTTTGTCTCCATTTGGTTCCTCCCGTCCAGTGCCGGAGCACCTGCTGCAGGCGCTCAAAGCCAAAGAGGCCTTATTCACTCCATTGAGAATCACAAAGTGGAGAATTCGGCACATGTTTCCAACAGACTCGATAAACCACAGTACAGCTTTCTGAACCTCTTTCAACAGAAGGACAACATGAGGACCAGGACTATCATTGCCCTGGGCTTGGTGATCTTTCAACAGTTCACAGGTCAGCCCAATGTGCTCTTCTACTCCTCAACCATCTTTCATTCAGTGGGCTTCGAGAGCAACGCCTCGGCATTGCTGGCGTCCTTGGGCTTGGGGGTAGTCAAGGTGATCGCCACCTTGGTCTCCATGGTGTTTGCCGATAGGGTTGGCAGGAGGCCTCTGCTCATTGGTGGATGTATGGTAATGTCCGTGTGTTTGATCACCATAGGACTTTTGAGCGGGCGTTCAGTGGTCAACACCAAGACACCCTGTAGTGCTGGGGATTATGTCAAAAACAGCACACCCCTAACACAGCTAACGCTGGACAATCAATCAAGCTTTGACATTTCTGTCAGTCAACGCCATGGACGTCACGATTGGACCGAAGTAAGGGATATTGTGTACGATGATGTGATATCCTTAGGTACGTTGATgccagtgccttctccagctgtCCACAATGGAGTGGTGAACTGGATCATTTTACTCTGTATGATGGCAGTCGTCAGTGCATACTCAGTTGGATTTGGACCAA TGACCTGGCTCATTTTGAGTGAAATATTCCCTGCTGCGGTCAGAGGGAGAGCGTTTGCCTTCACTAACTGCTTCAACTGGGCTGCCAACTTAATTGTCACATTCTCCTTCTTGAATGTCATCA ATGTGATTGGTTTGTCTGGAACATTCCTTTCGTATGGGCTGATtggagtgggagcggtggtgttcTTCTACTTCATGTTACCAGAGACCAAAGGGAAATCACTGGAGCAAATAGACAGGGAGCTCTGTTTGAAAAG GGTACACAACAGTGAAGAATGCTGCAACATCCTTAGCAGGAGAATCGACTCCCCCGG ACTGCAAGAAAAACAGCAGTTTTCCATTTCCATCAAGTCAACATACACGGGGGTCATCATCATCAGTTTAGGAGCCTGA
- the slc2a10 gene encoding solute carrier family 2, facilitated glucose transporter member 10 isoform X2 — MGCSTLALSSVVSTLGGLVFGYELGIISGALLQLQAEFRLTCVQQEAVVSALLIGALLASLVGGWLIDRYGRRNSILLSNVLILAGSLVLVSNSYLALVVGRITVGFAMCISSMACCIFVSEMVTPKHRGFLVTLYEVGITVGILGAYAINYILSDARQGWKYMFALAIVPTLAQFVSIWFLPSSAGAPAAGAQSQRGLIHSIENHKVENSAHVSNRLDKPQYSFLNLFQQKDNMRTRTIIALGLVIFQQFTGQPNVLFYSSTIFHSVGFESNASALLASLGLGVVKVIATLVSMVFADRVGRRPLLIGGCMVMSVCLITIGLLSGRSVVNTKTPCSAGDYVKNSTPLTQLTLDNQSSFDISVSQRHGRHDWTEVRDIVYDDVISLGTLMPVPSPAVHNGVVNWIILLCMMAVVSAYSVGFGPMTWLILSEIFPAAVRGRAFAFTNCFNWAANLIVTFSFLNVINVIGLSGTFLSYGLIGVGAVVFFYFMLPETKGKSLEQIDRELCLKRVHNSEECCNILSRRIDSPGYQRVHIVSSATQ, encoded by the exons ATGG GTTGCTCCACCCTGGCCCTCTCCAGTGTGGTGTCCACGCTTGGTGGCCTGGTCTTTGGCTACGAGCTGGGGATTATCTCCGGGGCTCTCCTCCAGCTCCAGGCCGAGTTCCGGCTGACTTGTGTCCAGCAGGAGGCTGTGGTCAGTGCCCTTCTGATCGGGGCCTTACTGGCCTCCCTGGTCGGTGGGTGGCTGATCGACCGCTATGGCCGAAGGAACTCCATCCTCCTCAGCAACGTCCTCATCCTGGCCGGGAGTTTGGTTCTGGTCAGCAACTCTTACTTGGCACTGGTGGTGGGCAGAATCACGGTGGGCTTCGCCATGTGCATCTCCTCCATGGCCTGCTGTATCTTCGTGTCGGAGATGGTCACTCCCAAGCACAGGGGTTTTTTGGTGACTCTGTATGAAGTTGGTATCACCGTGGGCATCCTGGGAGCTTACGCCATAAACTATATCCTGTCCGATGCCAGGCAGGGATGGAAGTATATGTTTGCGTTAGCCATCGTGCCTACTTTGGCTCAGTTTGTCTCCATTTGGTTCCTCCCGTCCAGTGCCGGAGCACCTGCTGCAGGCGCTCAAAGCCAAAGAGGCCTTATTCACTCCATTGAGAATCACAAAGTGGAGAATTCGGCACATGTTTCCAACAGACTCGATAAACCACAGTACAGCTTTCTGAACCTCTTTCAACAGAAGGACAACATGAGGACCAGGACTATCATTGCCCTGGGCTTGGTGATCTTTCAACAGTTCACAGGTCAGCCCAATGTGCTCTTCTACTCCTCAACCATCTTTCATTCAGTGGGCTTCGAGAGCAACGCCTCGGCATTGCTGGCGTCCTTGGGCTTGGGGGTAGTCAAGGTGATCGCCACCTTGGTCTCCATGGTGTTTGCCGATAGGGTTGGCAGGAGGCCTCTGCTCATTGGTGGATGTATGGTAATGTCCGTGTGTTTGATCACCATAGGACTTTTGAGCGGGCGTTCAGTGGTCAACACCAAGACACCCTGTAGTGCTGGGGATTATGTCAAAAACAGCACACCCCTAACACAGCTAACGCTGGACAATCAATCAAGCTTTGACATTTCTGTCAGTCAACGCCATGGACGTCACGATTGGACCGAAGTAAGGGATATTGTGTACGATGATGTGATATCCTTAGGTACGTTGATgccagtgccttctccagctgtCCACAATGGAGTGGTGAACTGGATCATTTTACTCTGTATGATGGCAGTCGTCAGTGCATACTCAGTTGGATTTGGACCAA TGACCTGGCTCATTTTGAGTGAAATATTCCCTGCTGCGGTCAGAGGGAGAGCGTTTGCCTTCACTAACTGCTTCAACTGGGCTGCCAACTTAATTGTCACATTCTCCTTCTTGAATGTCATCA ATGTGATTGGTTTGTCTGGAACATTCCTTTCGTATGGGCTGATtggagtgggagcggtggtgttcTTCTACTTCATGTTACCAGAGACCAAAGGGAAATCACTGGAGCAAATAGACAGGGAGCTCTGTTTGAAAAG GGTACACAACAGTGAAGAATGCTGCAACATCCTTAGCAGGAGAATCGACTCCCCCGGGTATCAAAGAGTGCACATTGTTAGCTCAGCAACCCAATG A